One window of the Anopheles cruzii chromosome 2, idAnoCruzAS_RS32_06, whole genome shotgun sequence genome contains the following:
- the LOC128268099 gene encoding threonylcarbamoyladenosine tRNA methylthiotransferase: MQDPTCGIFDDVDIEDLISADDPPPLPRERNEVKGVTVRAKRAKASRAKRVEEQIAPEKPVALDSVIPETQTIYMKTWGCAHNTSDSEYMAGQLAKYGYNLTTSKHNADLWVLNSCTVKNPSEDTFRNEIEAAHRAGKHVVVAGCVPQAAPRSDYLRGLSVVGVQQIDRVAEVVEETLKGHSVRLLQAKKVNGRKVAGPNLALPKVRKNQFIEVIPINSGCLNACTYCKTKFARADLVSYPVQEIVDRAVQVFQDGVCEIWLTSEDTGTYGRDIGSSLPELLHKLVEVIPEGCMMRLGMTNPPYILEHLEEMAKVLSHPRVYSFLHIPVQSGSDAILADMKREYCVRDFERVVDFLREKVPGISIATDIICGFPGETETDFDGTMSLCQKYQFPSLFINQFYPRPGTPAANMERVPANEVKTRTKRLTELFRSYEPYRKYSVGTKQSVLVTEISHDQKFYVGHNKYYEQVLLNKHHNNLLGKRVEVEITGCTKFSMFGTVIQSEQEWQSCSKLTTVVANGQPASLAAGQSSSKYFFSIFPYFFFSCIVAMLCKYVYMSYSVSS; the protein is encoded by the exons ATGCAAGATCCAACTTGCGGTATTTTTGATGATGTTGATATTGAAGATCTGATCTCGGCGGACGACCCACCGCCTTTACCGCGCGAGAGGAACGAAGTGAAAGGAGTGACGGTGCGAGCAAAACGCGCCAAAGCAAGCAGAGCCAAACGTGTCGAAGAGCAAATCGCCCCAGAAAAGCCGGTGGCCCTAGACAGCGTAATACCGGAAACGCAGACCATCTACATGAAGACGTGGGGTTGCGCTCACAACACCTCAGACTCCGAGTATATGGCGGGACAGCTGGCAAAATACGGATACAATCTGACGACATCTAAACACAATGCCGACCTGTGGGTGCTAAACAGCTGCACGGTGAAGAATCCTTCCGAAGACACGTTTCGCAACGAAATCGAAGCGGCTCATCGAGCCGGAAAACATGTAGTGGTAGCCGGCTGTGTGCCACAAGCGGCCCCACGTTCCGACTACCTGCGCGGCCTGAGTGTTGTCGGCGTGCAACAAATCGATCGCGTGGCCGAAGTGGTGGAGGAGACACTAAAAGGGCACTCTGTCAGattgttgcaggccaagaaGGTGAATGGACGTAAGGTGGCGGGTCCCAACCTGGCCCTGCCTAAAGTACGCAAAAATCAATTCATCGAGGTTATTCCGATAAATTCCGGCTGCCTAAACGCGTGCACGTACTGCAAAACTAAATTTGCCCGTGCCGATTTGGTCAGCTATCCGGTGCAAGAGATCGTAGATCGTGCAGTGCAGGTGTTTCAAGACGGTGTGTGTGAAATATGGCTAACATCAGAGGATACGG GTACCTACGGGCGCGACATCGGTTCTTCATTGCCGGAATTGCTTCATAAACTGGTTGAGGTCATCCCCGAAGGTTGCATGATGCGCCTTGGGATGACCAATCCCCCATACATTCTGGAGCATCTAGAGGAAATGGCCAAGGTTCTGTCGCATCCGCGTGTCTATAGTTTTCTTCACATCCCGGTCCAAAGCGGATCCGATGCCATTCTCGCTGACATGAAGCGCGAGTACTGTGTGCGGGATTTCGAGCGCGTGGTCGATTTTCTGCGCGAAAAGGTGCCCGGTATCTCGATCGCTACGGATATCATTTGCGGGTTTCcgggcgaaacggaaaccgacTTCGACGGCACCATGTCGCTGTGCCAAAAGTATCAGTTCCCGAGTCTCttcataaatcaattttaccCTCGCCCAGGAACGCCCGCCGCAAACATGGAGCGCGTACCAGCGAATGAGGTGAAGACGCGTACCAAACGGTTGACCGAACTATTCCGGTCCTACGAACCGTATAGAAAGTACAGCGTTGGCACGAAGCAGTCGGTGCTCGTTACGGAAATATCGCACGATCAAAAGTTCTACGTCGGCCACAACAAGTACTACGAGCAGGTACTACTGAACAAGCACCACAACAATCTGCTCGGAAAGCGCGTTGAG GTCGAAATAACTGGATGTACGAAATTTAGCATGTTTGGAACAGTTATCCAAAGCGAACAGGAGTGGCAAAGTTGCAGCAAACTCACAACAGTCGTCGCCAATGGACAGCCCGCGTCCCTCGCAGCCGGCCAAAGCTCTTCGAAATATTTCTTCTCAATATTTCCatacttcttcttctcgtgCATTGTGGCAATGCTGTGCAAATATGTTTACATGTCCTACAGCGTTTCCAGTTAG
- the LOC128278307 gene encoding DENN domain-containing protein 2B-like, producing MSKASQTSTVNDGGNSRVQKMTKKFETLITMQQPKEQESPPQQPHHQSVLISRSATGSVCNEQRFSSPVQLREMDARRGIKRSQAFRRSASQAASFNGDTIPSNPPLLHSESIREALNKPLPIGPPPEKPPRRRGCADRPEPNHYEDVNLLIEAAFQEPEKGSMNDSPSRETISLKRPVSEEHRKRLRRLSRCAELNDYTRQYGTIRIYDSVDGGEPPVAAPTGGSERKISDTKGLIEHYNKLIANERSVVPAVTTLYEYCIVVGFDLLQNRPYVKSKYPPQRQPHKQIEVFVYPDNGALVRECDQEYCIVLTDFPQRFYGFCRRVLPESCEFCIPLTYCLVTKHNEPKVFYRLLECIESQHGNGRLAERLMKQFHEQKLPMAGETLQLTLPPSPEKHAPGRVVTPSLPQTISISRPKDLRLEKTELFDIFQCLGPDGLIHVFECLLLEKSVILFSEHLSLLSSCVMALLLILYPFQWQHILITIVPDDLQQVLEAPVPMLAGTLQPVPEQLWQSSSDACYVNLDRRTVRGAKNEQCSILPTELKKPLRVSLELVKIFEDSKGLSSVLIGGAFVRFFIELFSDLDTRTYEKARFLERFDNPEVKLFLNCFLETVMFADFRERWHASKEQLAGGEGLDYTLFNSKIAEKSQNRYWHSATFDEVVANSKLIERKGKTFIEKVRKLMKKS from the exons ATGTCGAAAGCTTCCCAAACTTCTACGGTTAACGATGGCGGCAATAGTAGAGTGCAGAAAATGACGAAAAAGTTCGAAACCCTCATAACAATGCAACAACCGAAGGAACAGGAAAGtccgccgcagcagccacaCCACCAATCCGTCCTAATCTCTCGCAGTGCGACAGGTTCCGTGTGCAATGAGCAGCGGTTCAGTTCTCCCGTACAGCTCCGTGAAATGGATGCGCGAAGAGGAATCAAGCGCTCTCAAGCCTTCCGCCGGAGTGCGTCACAGGCGGCGTCGTTTAATGGGGACACCATTCCGTCCAACCCACCTCTGCTACATTCCGAAAGCATTCGTGAGGCGCTTAACAAACCCCTACCCATTGGACCGCCACCGGAGAAACCACCGCGACGCCGGGGATGTGCAGATCGTCCGGAGCCAAATCACTACGAAGACGTCAATTTGTTGATCGAGGCCGCTTTCCAAGAGCCGGAAAAGGGTAGCATGAATGATTCACCGTCACGGGAGACAATTTCCCTGAAACGCCCTGTGAGCGAggagcaccggaagcggctcCGTCGATTGTCTCGTTGTGCGGAACTGAATGACTACACACGCCAGTACGGGACCATCCGGATATACGATTCGGTCGATGGCGGTGAACCACCTGTTGCTGCACCGACCGGTGGGAGTGAGCGGAAAATCAGCGATACCAAAGGACTAATCGAGCACTACAACAAATTGATTGCAAACGAACGTAGCGTTGTACCGGCGGTGACCACCCTTTACGAGTACTGCATCGTAGTTGGGTTCGATTTGCTGCAGAATCGTCCGTACGTCAAGAGTAAATACCCGCCCCAAAGGCAACCGCACAAGCAGATCGAAGTATTTGTTTACCCCGACAACGGGGCACTCGTTAGGGAGTGTGACCAAGAATACTGCATCGTACTCACCGACTTTCCGCAGCGCTTCTATGGCTTCTGTCGACGCGTTCTGCCGGAATCGTGCGAATTCTGCATCCCTCTCACGTACTGCCTGGTCACAAAGCACAACGAACCGAAGGTATTTTATCGGCTGCTGGAGTGCATCGAGAGCCAGCACGGTAACGGCCGGTTGGCGGAACGTTTGATGAAACAGTTCCACGAGCAGAAGCTACCGATGGCCGGCGAAACGCTGCAGCTCACGCTACCACCCAGTCCCGAAAAGCATGCTCCGGGGCGCGTGGTCACACCTTCACTGCCTCAAACTATCTCCATCAGCCGTCCCAAAGATTTACGCTTAGAGAAAACGGAACTGTTTGATATTTTCCAGTGCCTCGGACCGGACGGGTTGATACACGTGTTCGAGTGTTTGTTGCTGGAGAAGTCGGTGATTTTATTCAGCGAACACCTATCGCTCTTGAGCTCGTGCGTGATGGCACTACTGTTAATACTCTACCCATTCCAATGGCAGCACATTCTCATCACGATCGTCCCAGACGATCTGCAGCAGGTGCTGGAAGCGCCGGTACCGATGCTTGCCGGTACACTGCAACCCGTCCCAGAACAGCTCTGGCAGTCGTCGAGTGATGCTTGCTACGTGAATCTCGACCGTCGCACCGTTCGCGGGGCCAAAAACGAGCAGTGCTCGATTTTGCCCACTGAGCTGAAGAAACCACTCCGAGTGTCGCTGGAGCTCGTTAAAATATTCGAAGACTCCAAGGGTCTTTCGAGCGTACTGATTGGTGGggctttcgttcgattttttatTGAACTGTTCTCCGATCTCGACACACGGACATATGAG AAAGCCCGATTTCTCGAACGATTTGACAATCCGGAAGTGAAGCTGTTTCTCAACTGCTTTCTTGAAACGGTTATGTTTGCGGACTTTCGTGAACGTTGGCACGCCTCCAAAGAGCAGCTGGCGGGTGGCGAAGGATTGGATTATACTCTTTTCAACTCAAAGATTGCGGAAAAGTCACAAAATCGTTACTGGCATTCGGCCACATTCGATGAGGTGGTGGCCAACTCGAAACTGATcgaacggaaaggaaaaacgttTATCGAAAAAGTACGAAAACTGATGAAGAAGTCCTGA